From Glycine soja cultivar W05 chromosome 4, ASM419377v2, whole genome shotgun sequence, the proteins below share one genomic window:
- the LOC114410406 gene encoding nitrate regulatory gene2 protein-like isoform X1, which produces MGCGGSKVEDFPAVVLCRERKAFLKAASEQRYALAAAHVAYFRSLREIGDALHKFAEQDLTTTTTGSSSPVLTLPSETKSINNKLSSSSPSISHADSPNGSHLPLSSGSELSSPSHSSSPHIHDSPESDPPPYGYYQNYHYAHYMKRSVPRGKPMVYEEPERHVATNGQWPDPSYGHANTGFYGFPGGDYPYYPPPGPSYSPPRPPPAPPSPPRVSTWDFLNFFDNFDNGYPSYPPRFGSSASSPDSKEVREREGIPELEEETEHEIMKEKEKEVPLKKEKKKVGEQKGFGVVGVRDFGEGPSNTKTVPLQQVSSSEGSSKTVRFHDGSDNGSVEKEIKSSPDTVASEERGAKKGVSFEIDEATVTTVDGDSSVLSSVTTLSAHGTRDLLEVVEEIQGEFVTASNFGKEVALLLEVCKPPYRSRVAALRVIFSRILQMVAPSRLPSDPLSIQFSSREIKLAQAYCGEPGKEFKTNPENLSSTLEKLYAWEKKLYKEVKDEERLRAIYEKKFKRLKTLDNLGAESSKIDATRASIRKLQTKINICIRTAETIMGRIHKLRDNELQPQLAALINGFIRMWKFMLKCHQKQFQAIMESKSQSLKINIGLQGDEGLKAIVELEKELLNWCSQFNNWVKTQKSYVKNLNEWLIRCLPNEPEETADGIAPFSPSRFDAPPVFIICNDWNHAMNRISETGVAEAMHEFALKLHELWERQDEVQRQRIKAEYLRKDFEKQLRTLRTEMGGSEHEHDKVSGKIALSKLASDSGVSPLDDLKVDLDSMKKKLQEERVRHKEAIKLVRDAANNSLQAGLIPIFKTLESFTSEVVKAHEQVRLQSNVVYQLHC; this is translated from the exons ATGGGCTGCGGCGGGTCCAAGGTCGAGGACTTCCCCGCGGTGGTTCTTTGCCGGGAGCGAAAGGCGTTCCTCAAAGCCGCATCGGAGCAACGCTACGCTCTCGCCGCTGCACACGTGGCGTATTTCCGTTCGCTGAGAGAAATCGGCGACGCGCTTCACAAGTTCGCCGAACAAGacctcaccaccaccaccaccggtTCCTCCTCTCCGGTTCTCACATTACCTTCCGAAACCAAAAGCATCAACAACAAACTCTCATCCTCTTCCCCTTCCATTTCTCACGCCGATTCCCCCAACGGTTCTCACTTACCCCTCTCCTCTGGATCCGAATTAAGTTCTCCTTCTCATTCTTCTTCGCCTCATATTCACGATTCCCCAGAATCCGACCCGCCTCCTTATGGATACTATCAAAATTACCATTACGCCCACTACATGAAGAGGTCTGTCCCTCGTGGAAAACCCATGGTCTACGAAGAGCCCGAGAGACACGTGGCAACCAATGGACAATGGCCTGATCCTTCTTACGGCCACGCCAACACCGGTTTCTACGGGTTTCCAGGTGGGGATTACCCTTATTACCCTCCTCCTGGACCGTCGTATTCTCCGCCGCGTCCTCCTCCGGCGCCGCCGTCTCCTCCTCGCGTCTCCACCTGGGACTTCCTCAACTTCTTCGATAATTTCGACAATGGTTACCCGAGTTACCCGCCTCGGTTCGGGTCGAGTGCGAGCAGCCCCGATTCGAAGgaagtgagggagagagaggggATTCCGGAGTTAGAAGAAGAAACGGAACACGAAAtaatgaaagagaaagagaaagaggttccgttgaagaaggagaagaagaaggtgggAGAGCAGAAGGGTTTTGGTGTTGTTGGAGTTAGGGATTTCGGGGAGGGGCCTTCGAATACCAAAACGGTGCCGTTGCAGCAGGTGAGTAGCAGCGAGGGGAGTTCCAAGACGGTGAGGTTCCATGACGGCAGCGATAATGGCTCCGTCGAGAAAGAGATTAAGAGCAGTCCCGACACTGTTGCTTCCGAAGAGCGCGGTGCGAAGAAAGGAGTGAGTTTTGAGATTGACGAAGCGACCGTTACGACGGTGGACGGTGACTCCTCCGTTTTGAGCAGCGTCACCACTTTGTCCGCACATGGCACCAGGGATCTCCTCGAGGTTGTTGAGGAGATTCAGGGTGAGTTTGTGACGGCGTCGAATTTTGGAAAAGAGGTTGCGCTGTTGCTTGAGGTTTGCAAACCACCTTATCGATCTAGGGTTGCTGCCCTTAGAG TTATCTTTTCCAGAATCTTGCAGATGGTAGCACCTTCCAGGCTACCTTCAGATCCTCTATCTATACAATTTTCTTCTAGGGAAATAAAATTGGCACAAGCATACTGTGGGGAACCTGGGAAAGAGTTCAAGACAAATCCAGAAAATCTTTCATCCACATTGGAGAAACTTTATGCATGGGAGAAGAAATTGTATAAGGAAGTCAAG GATGAAGAGAGGTTACGAGCTATTTATGAGAAAAAGTTCAAGAGACTGAAAACATTGGATAATCTAGGAGCTGAATCTAGTAAAATTGATGCTACTAGGGCATCAATAAGGAAGTTgcaaacaaaaatcaatatttgCATCAGAACTGCTGAAACTATAATGGGAAGAATACATAAATTGAGGGATAATGAGTTGCAGCCTCAACTTGCAGCATTGATTAATGG ATTCATAAGAATGTGGAAGTTCATGCTCAAATGTCACCAGAAACAGTTCCAAGCTATCATGGAGAGTAAAAGTCAGTCTCTCAAGATTAACATAGGTCTGCAAGGAGATGAAGGTTTGAAGGCCATTGTAGAACTTGAAAAGGAGCTTTTGAATTGGTGCAGTCAGTTCAACAATTGGGTTAAGACTCAAAAATCTTATGTCAAGAATTTGAACGAGTGGCTCATAAGGTGCCTTCCTAATGAACCTGAAGAAACAGCTGATGGTATTGCTCCATTCTCTCCAAGTCGGTTTGATGCTCCGCcagtttttataatttgcaaTGATTGGAATCATGCAATGAATAGAATTTCAGAAACTGGAGTGGCAGAGGCCATGCATGAATTTGCTCTAAAACTACATGAGTTATGGGAAAGGCAAGATGAAGTGCAACGGCAGAGAATCAAAGCAGAGTATCTTAGAAAGGACTTTGAGAAACAGCTTAGAACTTTGCGCACAGAAATGGGAGGCTCAGAACATGAGCATGATAAAGTTTCGGGAAAGATTGCATTGTCAAAGCTTGCTTCTGATAGTGGTGTTTCACCACTAGATGATCTAAAAGTGGATTTAGATTCTATGAAGAAGAAATTGCAGGAAGAGAGGGTCAGGCATAAAGAAGCCATTAAACTTGTTCGTGATGCAGCTAATAATAGTTTACAAGCTGGTTTAATTCCTATTTTTAAGACATTGGAGAGTTTCACTTCAGAGGTGGTGAAAGCTCATGAACAAGTCAGGCTTCAAA GTAATGTTGTTTATCAACTTCACTGCTGA
- the LOC114410407 gene encoding probable L-ascorbate peroxidase 6, chloroplastic/mitochondrial isoform X2 produces MAERVSLPLPSQSQLSPTTTMALLGAASSSARIIPSVSLSSSSRSFFSLSSSSSKLQCLRSSPRISHLFLNQRRAEVRVSSGGYGTVSAPKSVASDPDQLKSAREDIKELLNSKFCHPILIRLGWHDAGTYNKNIEEWPQRGGANGSLRFEIELKHGANAGLVNALKLLQPIKDKYSGVTYADLFQLAGATAVEEAGGPKIPMKYGRVDVSGPEQCPEEGRLPDAGPPSPADHLRQVFYHMGLNDKEIVALSGAHTLGRSRPDRSGWGKPETKYTKDGPGAPGGQSWTVQWLKFDNSYFKDIKEKKDEDLLVLPTDAALFEDPSFKVYAEKYAEDQEAFFKDYAEAHAKLSNLGAKFDPPEGIVIDDSPNAGAEKFVAAKYSTGKE; encoded by the exons ATGGCAGAGCGTGTGTCATTGCCTTTACCATCTCAGTCTCAACTCTCTCCAACAACCACAATGGCTCTCTTGGGCGCCGCCTCCTCCTCCGCTCGCATCATTCCCTCCGTCTCACTCTCTTCCTCTTCTCGCTCCTTCTTCTCACTCTCATCCTCTTCTTCCAAACTCCAATGCTTGCGCTCCTCTCCTCGTATTTCGCACCTCTTTCTCAATCAG cgAAGAGCGGAGGTTCGCGTTTCGAGTGGAGGATACGGAACTGTGTCGGCACCGAAGTCAGTTGCGTCTGATCCTGATCAGTTGAAGAGCGCCAGAGAAGATATCAAGGAGCTTCTCAACTCCAAGTTCTGCCATCCTATTCTC ATTCGTTTGGGATGGCATGATGCTGGTACTTATAATAAGAATATTGAGGAGTGGCCACAGAGAGGTGGAGCTAATGGTAGCTTAAGATTTGAAATTGAGCTGAAACATGGAGCCAATGCTG GACTTGTAAATGCATTGAAACTTCTTCAGCCGATCAAAGACAAATATTCTGGTGTGACATATGCAGACTTATTTCAGTTGGCTGGTGCTACAGCTGTGGAG GAAGCTGGAGGCCCAAAAATCCCTATGAAATATGGAAGAGTGGATGTATCTGGACCTGAACAATGCCCTGAAGAAGGGAGACTTCCAG ATGCTGGTCCCCCTTCACCTGCTGATCATTTGCGTCAAGTTTTCTACCATATGGGTTTGAATGACAAG GAAATTGTTGCGTTATCTGGTGCACACACATTGGGGCGGTCTAGACCAGATCGCAGTGGTTGGGGAAAGCCTGAAACTAAATATACG AAAGATGGACCAGGAGCACCCGGAGGACAATCCTGGACAGTGCAATGGTTGAAATTTGACAACTCTTACTTCAAG GacatcaaagaaaaaaaggatgaaGATCTATTGGTATTGCCAACTGATGCTGCTCTTTTTGAAGACCCATCCTTCAAG GTATATGCTGAGAAATATGCTGAAGATCAGGAAGCATTCTTTAAAGATTATGCTGAAGCCCATGCAAAACTTAGCAACCTTGGAGCCAAATTTGATCCTCCAGAG GGCATTGTGATAGATGATTCTCCAAATGCAGGGGCAGAGAAGTTTGTAGCAGCCAAGTACTCCACTGGAAAG GAATAA
- the LOC114410407 gene encoding probable L-ascorbate peroxidase 6, chloroplastic/mitochondrial isoform X1, with product MAERVSLPLPSQSQLSPTTTMALLGAASSSARIIPSVSLSSSSRSFFSLSSSSSKLQCLRSSPRISHLFLNQRRAEVRVSSGGYGTVSAPKSVASDPDQLKSAREDIKELLNSKFCHPILIRLGWHDAGTYNKNIEEWPQRGGANGSLRFEIELKHGANAGLVNALKLLQPIKDKYSGVTYADLFQLAGATAVEEAGGPKIPMKYGRVDVSGPEQCPEEGRLPDAGPPSPADHLRQVFYHMGLNDKEIVALSGAHTLGRSRPDRSGWGKPETKYTKDGPGAPGGQSWTVQWLKFDNSYFKDIKEKKDEDLLVLPTDAALFEDPSFKVYAEKYAEDQEAFFKDYAEAHAKLSNLGAKFDPPEGIVIDDSPNAGAEKFVAAKYSTGKRELSDGMKQKIRAEYEAIGGSPDKPLQSNYFLNIIIIIAVLAFLTSLLGN from the exons ATGGCAGAGCGTGTGTCATTGCCTTTACCATCTCAGTCTCAACTCTCTCCAACAACCACAATGGCTCTCTTGGGCGCCGCCTCCTCCTCCGCTCGCATCATTCCCTCCGTCTCACTCTCTTCCTCTTCTCGCTCCTTCTTCTCACTCTCATCCTCTTCTTCCAAACTCCAATGCTTGCGCTCCTCTCCTCGTATTTCGCACCTCTTTCTCAATCAG cgAAGAGCGGAGGTTCGCGTTTCGAGTGGAGGATACGGAACTGTGTCGGCACCGAAGTCAGTTGCGTCTGATCCTGATCAGTTGAAGAGCGCCAGAGAAGATATCAAGGAGCTTCTCAACTCCAAGTTCTGCCATCCTATTCTC ATTCGTTTGGGATGGCATGATGCTGGTACTTATAATAAGAATATTGAGGAGTGGCCACAGAGAGGTGGAGCTAATGGTAGCTTAAGATTTGAAATTGAGCTGAAACATGGAGCCAATGCTG GACTTGTAAATGCATTGAAACTTCTTCAGCCGATCAAAGACAAATATTCTGGTGTGACATATGCAGACTTATTTCAGTTGGCTGGTGCTACAGCTGTGGAG GAAGCTGGAGGCCCAAAAATCCCTATGAAATATGGAAGAGTGGATGTATCTGGACCTGAACAATGCCCTGAAGAAGGGAGACTTCCAG ATGCTGGTCCCCCTTCACCTGCTGATCATTTGCGTCAAGTTTTCTACCATATGGGTTTGAATGACAAG GAAATTGTTGCGTTATCTGGTGCACACACATTGGGGCGGTCTAGACCAGATCGCAGTGGTTGGGGAAAGCCTGAAACTAAATATACG AAAGATGGACCAGGAGCACCCGGAGGACAATCCTGGACAGTGCAATGGTTGAAATTTGACAACTCTTACTTCAAG GacatcaaagaaaaaaaggatgaaGATCTATTGGTATTGCCAACTGATGCTGCTCTTTTTGAAGACCCATCCTTCAAG GTATATGCTGAGAAATATGCTGAAGATCAGGAAGCATTCTTTAAAGATTATGCTGAAGCCCATGCAAAACTTAGCAACCTTGGAGCCAAATTTGATCCTCCAGAG GGCATTGTGATAGATGATTCTCCAAATGCAGGGGCAGAGAAGTTTGTAGCAGCCAAGTACTCCACTGGAAAG AGAGAACTGTCTGACGGTATGAAGCAGAAGATACGGGCTGAATATGAGGCGATTGGTGGAAGCCCAGATAAGCCTCTACAGTCAAACTATTTTctaaatatcataattattattgCTGTTTTGGCATTTTTGACATCACTGCTTGGAAACTAG
- the LOC114410406 gene encoding nitrate regulatory gene2 protein-like isoform X2 — protein MGCGGSKVEDFPAVVLCRERKAFLKAASEQRYALAAAHVAYFRSLREIGDALHKFAEQDLTTTTTGSSSPVLTLPSETKSINNKLSSSSPSISHADSPNGSHLPLSSGSELSSPSHSSSPHIHDSPESDPPPYGYYQNYHYAHYMKRSVPRGKPMVYEEPERHVATNGQWPDPSYGHANTGFYGFPGGDYPYYPPPGPSYSPPRPPPAPPSPPRVSTWDFLNFFDNFDNGYPSYPPRFGSSASSPDSKEVREREGIPELEEETEHEIMKEKEKEVPLKKEKKKVGEQKGFGVVGVRDFGEGPSNTKTVPLQQVSSSEGSSKTVRFHDGSDNGSVEKEIKSSPDTVASEERGAKKGVSFEIDEATVTTVDGDSSVLSSVTTLSAHGTRDLLEVVEEIQGEFVTASNFGKEVALLLEVCKPPYRSRVAALRVIFSRILQMVAPSRLPSDPLSIQFSSREIKLAQAYCGEPGKEFKTNPENLSSTLEKLYAWEKKLYKEVKDEERLRAIYEKKFKRLKTLDNLGAESSKIDATRASIRKLQTKINICIRTAETIMGRIHKLRDNELQPQLAALINGFIRMWKFMLKCHQKQFQAIMESKSQSLKINIGLQGDEGLKAIVELEKELLNWCSQFNNWVKTQKSYVKNLNEWLIRCLPNEPEETADGIAPFSPSRFDAPPVFIICNDWNHAMNRISETGVAEAMHEFALKLHELWERQDEVQRQRIKAEYLRKDFEKQLRTLRTEMGGSEHEHDKVSGKIALSKLASDSGVSPLDDLKVDLDSMKKKLQEERVRHKEAIKLVRDAANNSLQAGLIPIFKTLESFTSEVVKAHEQVRLQSAGDS, from the exons ATGGGCTGCGGCGGGTCCAAGGTCGAGGACTTCCCCGCGGTGGTTCTTTGCCGGGAGCGAAAGGCGTTCCTCAAAGCCGCATCGGAGCAACGCTACGCTCTCGCCGCTGCACACGTGGCGTATTTCCGTTCGCTGAGAGAAATCGGCGACGCGCTTCACAAGTTCGCCGAACAAGacctcaccaccaccaccaccggtTCCTCCTCTCCGGTTCTCACATTACCTTCCGAAACCAAAAGCATCAACAACAAACTCTCATCCTCTTCCCCTTCCATTTCTCACGCCGATTCCCCCAACGGTTCTCACTTACCCCTCTCCTCTGGATCCGAATTAAGTTCTCCTTCTCATTCTTCTTCGCCTCATATTCACGATTCCCCAGAATCCGACCCGCCTCCTTATGGATACTATCAAAATTACCATTACGCCCACTACATGAAGAGGTCTGTCCCTCGTGGAAAACCCATGGTCTACGAAGAGCCCGAGAGACACGTGGCAACCAATGGACAATGGCCTGATCCTTCTTACGGCCACGCCAACACCGGTTTCTACGGGTTTCCAGGTGGGGATTACCCTTATTACCCTCCTCCTGGACCGTCGTATTCTCCGCCGCGTCCTCCTCCGGCGCCGCCGTCTCCTCCTCGCGTCTCCACCTGGGACTTCCTCAACTTCTTCGATAATTTCGACAATGGTTACCCGAGTTACCCGCCTCGGTTCGGGTCGAGTGCGAGCAGCCCCGATTCGAAGgaagtgagggagagagaggggATTCCGGAGTTAGAAGAAGAAACGGAACACGAAAtaatgaaagagaaagagaaagaggttccgttgaagaaggagaagaagaaggtgggAGAGCAGAAGGGTTTTGGTGTTGTTGGAGTTAGGGATTTCGGGGAGGGGCCTTCGAATACCAAAACGGTGCCGTTGCAGCAGGTGAGTAGCAGCGAGGGGAGTTCCAAGACGGTGAGGTTCCATGACGGCAGCGATAATGGCTCCGTCGAGAAAGAGATTAAGAGCAGTCCCGACACTGTTGCTTCCGAAGAGCGCGGTGCGAAGAAAGGAGTGAGTTTTGAGATTGACGAAGCGACCGTTACGACGGTGGACGGTGACTCCTCCGTTTTGAGCAGCGTCACCACTTTGTCCGCACATGGCACCAGGGATCTCCTCGAGGTTGTTGAGGAGATTCAGGGTGAGTTTGTGACGGCGTCGAATTTTGGAAAAGAGGTTGCGCTGTTGCTTGAGGTTTGCAAACCACCTTATCGATCTAGGGTTGCTGCCCTTAGAG TTATCTTTTCCAGAATCTTGCAGATGGTAGCACCTTCCAGGCTACCTTCAGATCCTCTATCTATACAATTTTCTTCTAGGGAAATAAAATTGGCACAAGCATACTGTGGGGAACCTGGGAAAGAGTTCAAGACAAATCCAGAAAATCTTTCATCCACATTGGAGAAACTTTATGCATGGGAGAAGAAATTGTATAAGGAAGTCAAG GATGAAGAGAGGTTACGAGCTATTTATGAGAAAAAGTTCAAGAGACTGAAAACATTGGATAATCTAGGAGCTGAATCTAGTAAAATTGATGCTACTAGGGCATCAATAAGGAAGTTgcaaacaaaaatcaatatttgCATCAGAACTGCTGAAACTATAATGGGAAGAATACATAAATTGAGGGATAATGAGTTGCAGCCTCAACTTGCAGCATTGATTAATGG ATTCATAAGAATGTGGAAGTTCATGCTCAAATGTCACCAGAAACAGTTCCAAGCTATCATGGAGAGTAAAAGTCAGTCTCTCAAGATTAACATAGGTCTGCAAGGAGATGAAGGTTTGAAGGCCATTGTAGAACTTGAAAAGGAGCTTTTGAATTGGTGCAGTCAGTTCAACAATTGGGTTAAGACTCAAAAATCTTATGTCAAGAATTTGAACGAGTGGCTCATAAGGTGCCTTCCTAATGAACCTGAAGAAACAGCTGATGGTATTGCTCCATTCTCTCCAAGTCGGTTTGATGCTCCGCcagtttttataatttgcaaTGATTGGAATCATGCAATGAATAGAATTTCAGAAACTGGAGTGGCAGAGGCCATGCATGAATTTGCTCTAAAACTACATGAGTTATGGGAAAGGCAAGATGAAGTGCAACGGCAGAGAATCAAAGCAGAGTATCTTAGAAAGGACTTTGAGAAACAGCTTAGAACTTTGCGCACAGAAATGGGAGGCTCAGAACATGAGCATGATAAAGTTTCGGGAAAGATTGCATTGTCAAAGCTTGCTTCTGATAGTGGTGTTTCACCACTAGATGATCTAAAAGTGGATTTAGATTCTATGAAGAAGAAATTGCAGGAAGAGAGGGTCAGGCATAAAGAAGCCATTAAACTTGTTCGTGATGCAGCTAATAATAGTTTACAAGCTGGTTTAATTCCTATTTTTAAGACATTGGAGAGTTTCACTTCAGAGGTGGTGAAAGCTCATGAACAAGTCAGGCTTCAAAGTGCTGGGGACTCGTAG